From the genome of Brassica oleracea var. oleracea cultivar TO1000 chromosome C4, BOL, whole genome shotgun sequence:
GTTAATCTAAGAATTTAGTTGAACATAATCAAATCTGATCTAATGTTTGTCTGAATCATTGAATCCGCAACGAGAGTTGGTTTTTGATAGAATTAGGCATCTAATAGTTTTTTACAGCGAAAGCTGGGTAATTTACTTTTAAATTCGAGTTGTGGGATTGTTCTTAACAAACCCTTGACACCTATTGATTTCAGTTCTAAATCACATGCTCATTGGAGTTGCGAGACCATCTGTTTTTTTATTATGTTTACTCGACACAGATCCGAAAGCTCCTTACGAGAGGAATCCTAAAGTGCTTGTATACGACCAAGTGGAGTGAAATTCAGGAGATCATTGTAGACAAACAACTTACTGTGGAGGAAACTTTCTGTGTACGATATGCACTGTAGTGTGCAGTTCATGCTTTGTGGTGGAAGATAAATAAAAGAAGGCAAGGAGAGCCTCATATTGTTAGACCACCATTAACGGGGGTGCTTACCCCGGTGCTTAACCATTTAAAAAAAAAAATGGAAAAAGTAAGCAGCTGCGCTTGAACAAGCGCAGCAAGCATCGGTTGTTCCCACTGTTCGCGGGTCCCACAGATACGTGGCGGCCCGCGATTGGTTCATTTTTAATTTTTTTTTTAATCAGACAAAAACCAAAAAAAAAAAAAATTAAGCATCCCAAATGGGGTGCTAGAGTTAATTATGCCCTTAAAGTGCTAAGACGGGTAGTGGAAAAGAGTGTTAGAAACAAGCTCAGTCTATTTAGCAAGAAGGATATAAAAAAGCTCAAGGGAACTCTTGGGTTTTGGTTTGGAATTAGAATCCATATGTAATTTAGTCACGTACTGGCTGAAGGAAAAACTCTAAATTCTTGATGCATCTGATGTAAAAAATTTTTTTGATGAATATAAATTTAACATTCATTCTAAAAAAAAGTTTTGAATCACATGTTTGATTTCCCTTAGTTTAACGCCTTCTCATTTGTCAAACAACTGATCTATTCACAGTTTTGTTTTATTTTTTCCATCTTTCTGACTTAGTTTGTTTGAAACCACAAGTCTATTATTTGTTCTCCAGTCTCTGTAGATTGGATCATTAAGTACCACAGTGATCCCCTTATTTGAATGAGAAACTTAAAGATTTTTTTTGGGCATATCAATTATCACTGGAGAGTTGAATCATGTTGACAAAACAGAGGAATCCAACGAACACCGAACACACACTACCATTGAGAACGAGCAGGGGTGTTTCATACCCACGATCTAGAGAATCACCGTGACTACAGCTCAGCCCAAATCTTGGAGAGGCACCAAAACCCAAGAGAGTAGGTTTGAAAGCTTCAGAGGGTCAGCAACGAACGGAGAAGATCAAAAACTAGCAGACCGTGAATCTTCAGCTTAGGCTCTAACTTAAAGCTTAATGATCCACAAAGATTGTCCCATGTGTAGGAGAGAGAGGGTCGAATGATGATTTCTTGAATAGACTCATGGGTCGGGAGATGAAATAAAATGAACTGGATCTTGACCCCCACAACGTTTTTTTTTAATTTCTATATTAAAATATTTTAGTTTATATAACAAAATTTACCAATAACTTAATCTAATTTAGTGATATATATATATTACATAATTCTATAATAGCTATGTTTACGTGGCTTATATATTATTACTATAAATTTTGTATTTTTGTAATAAAAATTATTTTGAAAACATTATTACGTAACATTACTGCTTTACATATTTTTATTTTAAATTTTAAATTTATATGGAAAAAAAAAATTGGACCTATATAGTAGAGAAGAAATTTTTTTGAGATACTTTAGAACATATTTTTTTTTAAAAGAGAAGTTATAATACATTGTACTTCAAAATAATTTTGTAGTAAATATCATATTTAAAAAATACACTAAGTTTCTAACAAAAAAAAATACATTAAGTTGGATAAAATATCTTCTTTTAATTTGAATAGAAATGAATCTTTCTAACAAAATCTTTGTACCATGTATTTTTGAAAATTAATCAGTTTAAATTGTTATTATCATTAAATATATAATTTATATAATTTAAATTTTTGTATATAAATAAAAACTAAAACAAATTTTAATTTCTAATTATATTTTATGATAACTAAAATTAAAATTAAGTACATTTTGGAAATAAAATTTATACTGATTGTGAAAAGATTTTTAAAAGATTTTGTTAGAACTTTCTTTAAAATGTTTATTTTTCTTCAAATAAAAAGAGAAAATATTATAAATATAATAATTAATTCATGTAAAATTTGATAATATTTTAAAGAATGGTCCAAATTAAAAATCACGCATAAAAAATTCATCACTACAATATATATATATATATATATATATATATGTATATTAAAAGCAATTTATTACAAAACCAGTATATGGTTGAATCTATAGTATCTTATTTTAAAATATTATATATTTATCGATATGTGTTTGTTAGCACAATATCTGTATAAATATTGATACATGTATAATATAATTAATATTAATAACATTTATTATGAAAATACAATAGTGTTAGGATTTTTTATATTTGATTCGATTTTATTATTTGCATGGTAAGATTCTAACATTATTGTATTTGCATGATAAATGTTATTATTAATAGAGCTAATTAGGTAGATATACTAAAAGAAGTGGAATACCATGGTTAGGGAGGGAAATGGTTATGATGGGGAAAAAAATGAAGGGAAATAGGGTATGGAGCTAAATATAGGAAATATTAATATTATTAAGTAGATTATAAATGTTTATATGCAAATATAATTATATATTGATGGAATAATAATAATATTTTGATGGAATGAAAGGAGAATTAAATATGTTGTTAGGATTTGATTATGAAAAAAAAAATGTAAGCAACTTTCTAGGGGATGGTCCATTTAAAATATCACACATGAAAGAAATCATGATTTCTATTTTAATAGTATAAGATTAGGTTAAAAATTAATAGAATTTAGGGAGTGTACCTTTTTAATTTCTTATTTTAATTTCTAAACTAGATATTTCAAATGTTTTGTTAATTCAAAAGGAATTTTTATATTTAAACATTTTTGTATTTAAATCTTTTATACCCGACCCGGATCATTAGTCGAACTGCTAAACCCAGTGATCTGATATGTAATCATGTTTGGGTTTTAAAAATTATAGATTACCCAATAAAACCTGCAAAAACCCACAAAATCCAAGATTAACCGATTGAACCGATGAGTGATCGACATGTAATCTAATTTGATTTAATATATTGATATAAAATATAATTTTATTTTATTTATTTTACTAAATAATGATATATCAGTTATTGAAATGTATATAATTCATAATACAATATGTAGTAATAAAATTAATTTTTAAAGTTTTATCTATGTTTTAATAATATAGATTCATAAAAATAGATATGTACAATTTTTTAAGATTGGATTTTAAAAAGTACATTGATATACACATGTTTAGGAAAAATAATTTACTATCAAATTTTTTTCTCAATGGGTATTATTAAAATTTTAAACAGAGTTTTTCAATATTAAATAAGTGGGCATCATTAAAAGGTATGCAAAACATTTTGGTGGATGGAAATAATAAGAGGATATATAATTACGAAGATATTTTGGTAAAATATTTTAATAATAAAATAAAAAGGTAATAAGAATAATAAGTGGATATATTACTACCCAAATTATGTCGCATTAATGATTTAATATGTTTTAGGCAAGAGTAATATTTTTTAGACAACATTAATGGGGGTGAAAAACTTTCCAAAAATGTTTATTGAATTTTTTTTTTTTTTTGATTAGTTTAAATAAATAATATTAGAATTAAATTAAATAGTAGTAGCATGGCTTTGTAAATAACTCAAAAAGTTAGGGCATAATCCTAAGAGTGATTCTTCTTTAGTAGTATGGATATAAAATTAACTATATTTTAAAGTATAAATTCAGGGGTTTAACTGAATTTTCATTGAACATTATACTAAATAGACAACATTACAAATTCATTATCTCATTAGGACAATAGTAGTGAATATTTTTTCTGTTTTTGTAACTTTCCATTATTATTTTATAAATTTTATGAATCCAAAAATATATCCACTAGACTACTAGTCTGTATTCACATCTTCAGTGTTGCAATATTAGTCTTCGAGTGATTGAATTTTTAGGACTAAAATAGTCCAACCGTGGACTTAAAGTCACTTAAAGCTTTATAAATTGTAAAGCTTCGACGTTTAATTCATTTTCAAAATCTGAGTATATTGATGGCAAAAAAAATCAGCTGCCTTTAATGATTTCCTTGAGATGTATATATCCACTAGGTTAATACATTCTCCTTGCGCGGAACGAACATTATATATACAAATTATTTTATGTATATTTTTACATATCATGAAAGAGTTATTCTTGGATTCACCCCTATGGTGAACCTCTAGGTTGACCAACCAATAGGATTTCATTATTTCAAATTTGATATCTTTTAAAAATGAAAACAAAATATTGTCAAGTTATATTATACTTTTAAAATAAAAAGTAAAAAAAAAATAGTAGTTACAGAAAAAAGAATTAAATTTTTTTTTTAATGTCGTCAGCAAAACACTAAACCCTAAATCCTAATCCCTAAACCCTAAACCGTTGGATAAACCCTAAACCCTTTGTAAATTCTAAACTCTTGGGTAAACCCTAAACCTTTGGATAAATCGTAAACTCTAAATAAAAATACTAAACCCTAAAACTCTAAACCCTAAACCCTTGAGTGTTTTAGTGTTTAGTGATTTTGATTTAGAGTTTAAGATTTTTCCTAAAGTTTAGGGTTTAGGGATTAGGATTTAGGGTTTAACGTTTTGCTGACGACGTTAAAAATATTTTCTTTTGTAATTACTACTATTTTTTATTTATTTCTTTTTATCTATTAGTTTTAAAAAGATAATATAATTTGACAATATTTTGTTTCTTTTTTTAAAAGATATCAAATATGAAATAACACAATTCTATTAGTTGGTGAACCTAGGGGGTGAACCCAAGAATAAGTCATCATAAAATAATAAATATATATTGAATAATCAAAAATCAGTAACTATTTCATATATAATTAAATTGGTAAACATATAAATCAGTCTTATTAATCTAAACAATATTATTTTTTTATTTGATAGGATATGTAATTAAATTTAAATGATATTAACATACATAATATATTTTTAATATTAATGTCTATTCAATGATACTCTTTACTCATATGGTGTTTTTGATCATTTGTATTTTTAATGGCTAAAACTTTAAATTACTGATAACAAAATTTTCATTGTGAGGTTAATAATCTTAGTAATTTATAATTTTTTTAAAAAAAATAAGTTGTCAGTGTTCGTTCAAAGCTTTTATCAAAAAGAATTTTCAAAGTAAATTTCGAAACTAAAATATTTATGTATTTATAGGGTTTATAGTTTAATTTAAATTAAACTATAAACCCTATAAATACATAAATATTTTAGTTTCGAAATTTATATGATTTTGTAATCGTTTGTATTTTGTCATAACAAAAAATTTAAGCCATGGATCACAAAATTTGAATGTGAGACTTTTAACAATTTTAGTAATTTATAGTCATTTTCAAAAATTCAAAATATAACATATACAGAAAAATATAATTTTTTATTATATGGTTATTATGATTGTTTAATTTAGTTTAATAGTTTAAAATTAAACAAATATGATAGAAGATACATTAATTTTTATCAAATCTTTTATTATTCAAAATCATTAATTGCCATATATACTTTAGCCACATTAGGAAATTCCATTACTTTTATTTAAGGAAATAATAAAGAACATTAATAATGAATTTATGGTTAGTTTAATAAAAAAATTATTATATAATTAGATGTACCAACCTATTTTCTAATAATTCTAAAAATCATCCTAGTGATGACACGTGACTACAAAAAGAAGTTGTAATGTTTCTCAGTTAATATACGGGAGATTTGCATATTGAGTGGACTCATTTGACTTGAGCAAAATACAAACGCAATAATTTCCAATGCTTTTGGTACACTAAGATGACCAAGATTCTCCATGTTAGGGATTATTATTAAATAACAATATAAATTCGTGATAAAGAGCATAACAAAATCAATGTTTAAGTCCACTAATCAAAATTCTTATAAAATGACATTATATTAAAGAATAGAATCTTCTTCCTCAGTCAAGTATCTAATTTGTGCATACGTTGAATTTACATTATTGAACTTCAACATTCACACAAAAAGAAAGGACACCTGACAAGCCATTTTCAGTATATAAATTAAATACAATGCAGCTTATTAAAATTTACGTTGTTCAAAAAACTATTGTACGACCTTAGTCTTATTAAAAGTCTTTCACCAGAAAGAGGAAGAAAAATCAGAAGCTGCGTATTGCAAATGAGATTGTTGCACCACAAAGCTGCTCCCAAAAGCTTCGTTTTCCTCATGCAGCCCATCCAATTTCTGCACATCATTATTTTAGTACAAAAGAGACCTTTTCTAGTTAATTACACACATCTTACAGTTACAATTTAGTTACGTTTTCATTGTATTATTTTTTTTGGTATGACATGCAAAATCCGTTAAAACATATATGAAGTAAACGCGAAGCGTATATAATTTCTTTTCATCTAAAATACAAAAACATTTGTGTGCCAAATTCTAAATCCACATGTTTTATCCACGTCTGATAATTCATCTATATATTTTGTTTTAATCATCGACAATCTATACATGTAATATCAAATTGTAGCTTGTGTTACGATACATGCATGCACTTATATATATTACATCTAGATGTATATGCACTATATTTACAACAATTTTTTCACTTGGGGTTTTGACTAAAAATATTCACAGTAAGAAAACTAGTTTTAGAATATGAATTTACCCAAAGCTCGGCGTCATCGTCTTCAATGGTGGGAATTTCTACAACGTCTTCGTTGCGTGCGAATCTTCCACGTATTCTAGGTCTGCTGTCCGCCAACGTTTTCCTGCATGCATACTTTTTTTTTCCATTTCAAAAAAAAATTACTAATCAAAATAAAGTAATAAAGAACTTTAAAATTTTGAGAAATGTTATTAGACCGTTTACCTTTATAGTTTTGGTAAAGTTTCTCTGGTTACGTTTAGCTCTGTACTTTGAGATCTTCTCTTTACGTTCCTCTGCACTGTAACGTCCCACCTTCAAGTTCTGCGCGTCTGGAAACGGCTCCGATGATCTCTGCTCGGCAACATTCTTTCTTGTGTTCTGAGAGAAAAAAAAAAGAAAATCAAAATCAAAACACCTTTGGCAAAAATTACACCAAAAAGCAAGAAACAGAGCAATAAAACAGAGACCTGCAGATCTCCTGTGCTGTAGACTCGCCGCATCATCTGACCGGAAAAGAAGTTATTTTCCGGCGAGTTCAAGGTATTGTAATGGATATTTAAAGAATCCATTATCGGAACGTTGTTGAAGGGAATCTGATTTGGTTTTCCGTCTACGGAGTTGGTGCTAAAGCTTCTCTGCATATATCTTCCTGCATTCTCTATTGCACTGTAGCTTCTCGCCATTGATGCAACCGGTTCCGTCTGATTATGACCGGAGCCGCCGTAAAACTGCTCTGTTTTGACGGCGTCTGAGATATTTGGATATAACCCGGTGGGAATCTGATGAGAGAGAGTTAGGGTTCCGAGAAGGTCGCTTGGAGGAGATAAAGAGAGGATGTGAGGGGTGAAATGGTCAAACATGTTGAGAGATTCATCAACAGAGTAGAGTTCGTTGTTGCCGAACAAATCTGTTGTTGTTGTTGTGTCTGAAGAGAACATATCTGGACTAGAGTTTCGGAAAATTGAGGAAGAAGATGAAGAAGAACCATCAAAGATATAAAGATCTGAAGAAGTCATTTTGAAACTGATGAAGTGAAACTCTATTTATGTTCTGTTCTGTTTGGTTTCTCTGTTTTAGAACCAAGACATGACAGGTTAAGTTTCTTTTGTCTGGTGAGTGACAATGTATTTATAACGGCGGAAACAACAATTTCTTTCACTAATATATCCTTATGTTTATCTGTATTGTGGATTTTTTCTTTAAGTTTTGTATTCTTACATTTCTAACCAAAATGCTTACATTCAAATAATTTAATTCAAATCCACTTGGTCTTACTGTCTTTTTGATTGTATGATGTGAGCAAAAGCTCCTTTTGTTGTTATATTACTATTCAATTCTTACGTTTCTAGAATCTAATTCCGTCATTGGCATAGCTGTTGAAAATGCAATTTTTGATTATATAATTATTTTTTGAGGTGTAGTTGAGAATATTCGCGCGGCTTTACTACCAACATTGTGCTTGTTTGCAGTTAATATTTTTTAATGATAAAAAAATTATATGATCATATTACCGATGAATTATCAGATCATTCATGTTACCCAATACAGATATACATGAAAGTTAGTAGGACGAAAAATGTAAATTTAATACTCTTGAGCTAATCCTCGATATAATTAGTGAATGCGGATATATGCAGTACTGTACAAGAAAACTATACTCCCTCTTTTATACTAAGTATCGTTGTAGATTTCTTTACAAAATAAGTGTTGTTTTTTATTTTCAATATAAAATTTAATAATTATTTTTTTTTTATTGGTTGAAATATTATTAGGTGTATAAGTAATAGCGTTTTTATATAGAAAATATATAAAATTAATTGTTTCGTTAATCTGTGTACACAAACCCAAAACAACACTTAAAATGAAATTTAATCTGTGTATACAAACCCAAAACGACACTTAAAATGAAACGGAGATCGGAGGGAGTAGCTTTTAATATAAAATCATCTTCTTTTTTTTTTTTTATAAAATCATCGTTAATTAATAGGGGGTTCCTTTTTCAATATCAAAAATTTTAAACCGTGTTGCATAATAACGCGTCTGATTACAAGCTCACTTCCGAATCAGTACTTTTGAAGATGATTGTTAATTGTGTGAATAGATCGTTTAATTTTAAGAACGTTAATATGATTTGTGCTACGTATTTCTACCTCTTACAAAACATAAAAGTATGTGTTTAGCAAGAAAATAATGAGTTTAATATTTTTTCAATGTTTTCTTGTAAATAAGTTGGTTTATTCAGTAAAAGACCTTATTATTTCGTCTTGTTCTGAGTAAAACAAATTTCGTCTTGTTCTGAGTAAAACAAATTTCGTCATGTTTGATAATTTGGTTTACCCGAAAAAACTCCGGTTTAAGTCTACCCGTGCACATTTTTTACAGCATACGTACCCATGCAAAAAGGGTGTCACATGACTATTTACCTTTCTGAAATTTCGGCATTTCCAATGGTCAAAGAGTTTTAATTCAACCAATAAAATCTCAAGCGGAGCGAAATTTAAGTTCAGACAATAAGTCTTAATAACTGTCGTTTTGAAAAATTTCAAAGAGGAGAAAAAGGAAAACAGGAGAGAAGAAGTTTGTAAATTTTCTACGTTTGTTTCCAGAAAAGTTGGATGTGTTTTATTAAATCTAGCGCGTGAAACGCTAACTTCATTTTGTTACCATGTTCTAATTGGCATTTTCTGTAGAAATTTTGTACTTTTTGGGTAATCTTGAATCCGAGTGTCCATAAAGCAGGTTTTGTATTGAAGAGATTCGTGTTTTAGTTAGTGGTTATTTGAAAAATCATGGGAAGGTCTCAAGATAAGCTTGAAAAGATGCAGCTCCGGCAGAGTTACCGGAACGTATGGCAGTCGGATCTCATGAGCACCGTCACGGCCGATACTCCATGTGATTATCTCTCTCTATATATCATTTATTTTTTCAAAAGGTTTATGTTTTTGATCAGTTTTTTCGTTTCTTTTTCTTGATATGGTTTCTGCAGATTGTTGCTTCTCGTGTTTGTGGTAAGTGGTTCTCGCTCATCTCGTAGGTGATATATTTTATTAGCTTCTTGTTGTCATTCAAATGATGAACTGGTTGTTTGTTATTAAATGATCCAGTTGTTACTCCTTATAGTAGGTGATATACAAGTGTATTTTTCATTGAATGATTGTATGTTTTTGGTTCACTGCCTAAATCTGTCGTTTATTCTGATTGTAGTGGACCTTGTGTTTCATACTTACTTCGAAAGAGAGCACTTTACAATGACATGTCAAGGTATTGAATTCTACTTTCTGTACAAAGATGACCAGTTTGTGAAATGATTTGTTTTCTCTTAAATTCTACTGTCTTATTCTGTACTGTGAAGGTACACTTGTTGTGGTGGATACATGCCTTGTAGTGGTAGGTGTGGAGAAAGCAAGTGCCCTCAATTTTGTCTTGCCACTGAGGTTAGCCTTTAACGCAATTTTGATTTTCATGTTGGTTAAAAATGACTAGTGGAATTTGCAATGTGCTTTACTTTTTTGATGATCGTTTCCCCAATTTTGGTGTTATGATATAAAAAATGATTGGCACATTGTGGAATTGGTGAAAATATAAAGATGATGCAGTTGTGTTGCTTGTTGTTCTAGTGCCGTGTGATATAATTTTCTTTGAAATAATTTATTGTGCAATTTGTTAACGTTTTACTGTTTATGGGAACTTTAATACTGAGATTTCTTAGAGCATGATTATTGCAGGGTTCTTGGAGTTCTTAGCGGAATATAAGAACTGTCTCTTAACTTTTAACTAAAAAAAATTAAGAACCAGCTCTTAAATAAGAGTTTTAAGAGCCGGTTCTTAACTTTTTTAGTTAAAAGTTAAGAGACGGGTTCTTATATTCTGCTAAGAACCCCACCTTCCAATAATCATGCTCTTATGTGATTTCAACTGAAAATTTATTCGATACAAAACTCTTTTATGATCTTGACCTAGTTGAGGAATTTTTTCAGGTTTTCTTATGTTTTGGAAACTCCGTCGCATCTACTCGCTTTATGCTGCAAGATGAATTCAACATCCACACAACACAATGCGACAATTGCATCATTGTACTCGTCCTTTTTCTCTCTTTGTCTTCACTTCCCTGAGTGCACACAAGATTACTAACATTTTCACATCTTCTTTTCCGTTTGGCAGGGATTTATGTTCTGTCTCAACCAAATCGCTTGCATTTTCTCTCTTGTCGCTTGCATTGTTGGAAGTGATGAACTCTCTGAAGCTTCTCAGCTTCTTTCTTGCTTGGCTGATATGGTTTATTGCACGTATGTCTAATCTCATTAACCTTCCATCTCCCTGACTCGCTTTGGCTACTTCAAATTTAGCCAAAGGACTCATTATTAATGCTATTTTTATTCTTGCTGATTCTTTACTCTGGTGTTGGATTTTGCAGGGTCTGCGCGTGTATGCAGGTATGCAAATCGATATCTTTCACATAATTTTACAGTATATATGACCAAAAAGGCATAAACCAATCTCTTCTCTTTGCTTGTAGACACAACACAAGATAGAGATGGACAAAAGAGATGGTGTGCTTGGTTCTCAACCAATGTCAGTGCCACCTGCTCAGCAAATGTCTCGCGTTGATCAACCGACCCCTCCATATGCCGGTTACCCTCCAGCCACTGGTTACCCCCAGCCTTACTATCCACAGCCTGGCCATGGCTACCCTCCTGCGCCAGGCTATCCACCTCCAGGTCATGGTTACCCTCCTGCACCGGGTTATCCACCTCCTGGTCATGGTTACCCTCCTGCACCGGGATATCCACCTCCTGGTCATGGTTACCCTCCCGCACCGGACTATCCCTCAAAGTGAGAACCTTAACCGAAATCGAAATCTATATATTCAAATTCAAGTTGTATTATCATCTCAAACCGGTGGGCAGAGCTTTTAAACTTTGAGTTGTCCCTTTATGTGTTGTGATTACTTCGCAATTACTTTTGCTGTTTGGTTTAGGGCCAGGAAGTTTTTATATACCGTCCGCTATGTTGTCTCATCAGTTTTTCTTTTCTTAATTTTATCTAATGAAGAACCATTAACTCTAGAAAACCATATACATCGTTCTTCACTTCGTTCACTTCTGGTGTATATCTATGTTTAAATTAATAGGTCCATTAATGATTCTCTTTTAACAAAGTATGAATAATAGATTAGTTGGTCAATGTTAGTTAATCAACAACCGCTCTTTTATAGTGAGATGGTTTAGGTTAGAACACATCAGAAGTAACTAACTTTAACCAACTACTCTATTTTTCATATTTTGTATTTACGTTACAATAATAAAGATATGGAAAATTTAAGGAATAAAATGCAGGGTCCAATTCGGTTCTGATTACATTTGTTTTATATTCAAATTACCTAAAATATCCAAAAGTAACCAAATTATCCGAATTGCCATGATAAAGTTATCTGAATACCGAAAATTATCCAGAAACCCCAGAAAAAAATCAAAAAAATAAAATAAAATGTTAAATTCTACACAAATATGTTCTAACTTAAAAATTACAACTAATGACATTTGAATATTTCAGTATTTAGTTTAAATATAACTATTTTGTTTGTAATATAATTTATTTTTTTTGTTAATTTTGATATAAATATAAGTAAGATTTTTAAATATGTATTATATTATGAATATCCAGAGTAATGATTCAATTATCGGTTCGGTCCAGGTATCCACAATATTTTAAGATAAGAACCATTCTGGTTATTGTATTTTCTAATTTGGTTTCAGATCA
Proteins encoded in this window:
- the LOC106341196 gene encoding uncharacterized protein LOC106341196; this encodes MGRSQDKLEKMQLRQSYRNVWQSDLMSTVTADTPYCCFSCLCGPCVSYLLRKRALYNDMSRYTCCGGYMPCSGRCGESKCPQFCLATEVFLCFGNSVASTRFMLQDEFNIHTTQCDNCIIGFMFCLNQIACIFSLVACIVGSDELSEASQLLSCLADMVYCTVCACMQTQHKIEMDKRDGVLGSQPMSVPPAQQMSRVDQPTPPYAGYPPATGYPQPYYPQPGHGYPPAPGYPPPGHGYPPAPGYPPPGHGYPPAPGYPPPGHGYPPAPDYPSK
- the LOC106341081 gene encoding uncharacterized protein LOC106341081 — encoded protein: MTSSDLYIFDGSSSSSSSIFRNSSPDMFSSDTTTTTDLFGNNELYSVDESLNMFDHFTPHILSLSPPSDLLGTLTLSHQIPTGLYPNISDAVKTEQFYGGSGHNQTEPVASMARSYSAIENAGRYMQRSFSTNSVDGKPNQIPFNNVPIMDSLNIHYNTLNSPENNFFSGQMMRRVYSTGDLQNTRKNVAEQRSSEPFPDAQNLKVGRYSAEERKEKISKYRAKRNQRNFTKTIKYACRKTLADSRPRIRGRFARNEDVVEIPTIEDDDAELWKLDGLHEENEAFGSSFVVQQSHLQYAASDFSSSFW